A stretch of Brassica napus cultivar Da-Ae chromosome C6, Da-Ae, whole genome shotgun sequence DNA encodes these proteins:
- the LOC106403446 gene encoding uncharacterized protein LOC106403446: MVLEDFGMEEEIIADLELSYLPAELINTSGCPPVIIANDRQFQNFVRFVQKSNYTRLCVKCKAKAENPNEAAFDLNKSPADPCTDEEEENSFDSGDESAHVYAERQSEKKNEKRKGVAVDEDGDYDADTMISKKENIHNMSKFSLLHATFEICAMKHNFDYQVIKMDRQLWYVRCADNACNWGARAECLKDSTYFMIKKYVGKHTCAPSSKTKAGKTASAKTIGSLIMHKYEDVKEGQKCNDIIQIMRSDHGCEISKSLAWDAREYAINAIRGIPERSYGKIPKYLHMLREANPSTHSSYEIDGNGNFRYLFIAFGQSIRGFNRVMRQVIVIDGTFLKNKYKGILLVTTAVDGNSNMYPIAFGIVDSENERSWEWFMRQLKVVIADDHNLAFISDRHGYIAKALENVYPSARHGICIHHLLNNVVTYFHGKGLAGLVSKASKAYRVSEFEKTFANVCNINPAIGNYLREANVQKWARCQFPGYRYDIRTTNPDESINSALRSPREYPVIPLLNSIREMLTWWFYERKKLISKHKHPLTKDVEKKIGRRIGKCSTFVVYPYNLMKIPCRHAIKAGFHVGREPHTLTDLMYTTGAWREAYQESINPIDVPEDVWSIPEDVKKVIVLPPETRRSVGKKRKRRYETVEDKILSSQISRKKQPWKCSRCGISGHNRATCKVALFKYASGGKWRARRAYF, encoded by the exons ATGGTTTTGGAGGATTTTGGTATGGAAGAAGAAATCATAGCCGATTTGGAGTTGAGTTATCTACCTGCTGAGTTGATCAATACATCAGGATGTCCacctgtgatcattgcaaacGATCGACAGTTTCAGAATTTTGTTCGCTTTGTTCAAAAGAGTAATTATACTCGATTGTGTGTAAAATGTAAAGCCAAGGCTGAGAATCCGAATGAAGCAGCCTTTGATCTTAACAAATCGCCAGCCGATCCATGTActgatgaagaggaagaaaacTCGTTTGACAGTGGGGACGAATCAGCTCATGTGTATGCTGAGAGGCAGAGCGAGAAGAAGAATGAAAAGCGGAAAGGAGTCGCAGTTGATGAGGATGGGGACTATGATGCTGATACCATGATCTCTAAAAAAGAGAACATACATAATATGTCAAAGTTTTCTCTGCTCCAT GCGACTTTCGAGATATGTGCAATGAAGCATAACTTTGACTACCAGGTTATCAAAATGGATAGACAACTTTGGTATGTTAGATGTGCGGATAATGCATGCAATTGGGGTGCTCGAGCAGAGTGTCTGAAGGATTCTACATATTTCATGATCAAGAAGTATGTCGGTAAACATACATGCGCACCTTCAAGCAAAACCAAAGCGGGTAAGACTGCTTCGGCAAAAACTATAGGTAGTCTGATTATGCATAAGTATGAAGACGTCAAGGAAGGGCAGAAATGTAATGATATCATACAGATTATGCGTAGTGATCATGGATGTGAGATCTCAAAATCTTTAGCATGGGATGCGCGTGAATATGCGATCAATGCAATTAGAGGTATTCCAGAGAGAAGTTATGGGAAAATACCAAAATACTTGCACATGCTGAGAGAGGCTAATCCAAGTACACACTCATCTTACGAGATTGACGGAAATGGGAATTTTCGGTACCTGTTTATTGCATTTGGGCAATCGATAAGAGGATTTAACAGAGTCATGAGGCAGGTTATTGTGATCGATGGGACATTTTTGAAGAATAAATACAAAGGAATTTTACTGGTTACAACTGCTGTAGACGGAAATTCTAATATGTATCCTATTGCGTTTGGAATAGTCGACTCAGAGAATGAGcgttcttgggaatggtttatgaGACAACTTAAGGTTGTCATTGCAGATGATCATAATTTGGCTTTTATTTCAGACAGACATGGGTATATCGCTAAGGCACTTGAAAATGTGTATCCATCAGCTAGACACGgtatttgtattcatcatttgttgaataatgtgGTCACATATTTCCATGGGAAAGGACTTGCTGGGTTGGTTTCAAAGGCGTCCAAGGCTTATCGAGTTTCTGAGTTTGAGAAGACATTTGCTAATGTGTGTAATATCAATCCGGCAATTGGAAATTACCTAAGGGAAGCTAATGTGCAAAAATGGGCTAGATGCCAATTCCCTGGATACAGATACGACATAAGGACAACCAATCCTGATGAATCTATCAACTCTGCTTTGCGTTCACCGAGAGAGTATCCAGTCATTCCTTTGTTGAACAGTATCAGGGAAATGTTGACATGGTGGTTTTATGAGCGTAAGAAACTGATTTCAAAGCATAAACATCCTTTGACCAAAGATGTAGAGAAAAAGATAGGCAGGAGAATCGGGAAATGCTCCACATTTGTAGTTTACCCT TACAACCTTATGAAGATCCCTTGTAGGCACGCAATTAAAGCTGGTTTTCATGTTGGAAGAGAGCCACACACATTGACTGATTTGATGTATACGACAGGAGCTTGGAGAGAAGCTTATCAAGAAAGCATAAATCCTATTGATGTTCCCGAGGATGTTTGGTCTATACCAGAAGATGTTAAGAAAGTCATTGTTCTACCACCAGAGACAAGAAGATCAgttggaaagaaaagaaaacgcAGATATGAAACTGTGGAAGACAAAATTCTGTCATCGCAAATATCACGAAAGAAGCAGCCTTGGAAGTGTAGTAGATGTGGTATTAGTGGGCACAACAGAGCAACTTGTAAA GTTGCTCTGTTCAAGTATGCAAGTGGTGGTAAATGGCGAGCTAGGCGAGCTTATTTCTAA
- the LOC106405983 gene encoding signal recognition particle subunit SRP72, which produces MAPKSKEKPKTSTSSQPPPAIEDLFTALDRHIQRSEYEQAVKVADQVLSIAPADEDAIRCKVVALVKDDKIDDALSVVHSFHKLPIDLGFQKAYCLYRQNKLDEAFECLRGRERDSETLLLEAQILYRLGKTDACVDVYRKLQNSQIETAEVNFVASLVSAGKASQVKGALESWRIKPTSSFELAFNTACSLIENGNYADAEQLLLAAKRIGQETLTDDGFADEDIENELAPIAVQLAYVQQVLGQTQESTSSYVDIIKRNLADESSLAVAVNNLIALKGSKDVSDGLRKLDRLKEKDSQNFQLSQTLDAKLSQKHKEAIYANRVLLLLHANKIDQARELCATLPGLFPESVNPALLQAAVLVRENKAAKAEELLGQFAEKFPEKSKLVLLARAQIAASASHPHVAAESLSKITDIQHFPATVATIVALKERAGDNDGAAAVLDSAINWWSNSMTENKKLGILMPQAASFKLRHGQEEEASRLYEEIVKKHKSTDALVGLVTTLARVNVEKAETYEKQLKPLPGLKAVDVDNLEKTSGAKPMEGAAAAASAMQEEVKKEKAKKKRKRKPKYPKGFDPANPGPPPDPERWLPRRERSSYRPKRKDKRAAQIRGSQGAVTKQEKQETAPSTSKSSQATTKSAAADPKTKPSSSKASKKKSRR; this is translated from the exons aTGGCTCCTAAATCGAAAGAGAAACCGAAAACCTCGACATCGTCACAGCCTCCTCCCGCAATCGAAGATCTCTTCACCGCTCTCGATAGGCACATCCAGCGATCTGAATACGAACAAGCCGTCAAGGTCGCTGATCAAG tTCTGTCGATCGCGCCTGCCGATGAAGATGCGATCCGATGCAAAGTTGTGGCTCTCGTCAAAGACGATAAGATCGATGATGCTCTCTCCGTCGTTCACTCCTTCCACAAGCTTCCCATCGATCTAGGGTTTCAAAAG GCATATTGTTTATACCGTCAAAACAAGCTAGACGAGGCTTTTGAGTGTTTGAGAGGCCGAGAGAGAGATTCAGAGACTCTGCTTTTGGAGGCTCAGATTCTGTACCGTCTGGGGAAAACAGATGCTTGCGTTGATGTGTATCGGAAGCTGCAGAACTCCCAGATTGAGACTGCGGAGGTTAATTTCGTAGCGAGTTTGGTTTCGGCTGGTAAAGCTTCGCAGGTGAAAGGAGCGTTGGAGTCTTGGAGGATCAAACCTACTAGTAGCTTTGAGTTGGCTTTTAACACTGCTTGCTCTTTGATTGAAAACGGTAACTACGCTGATGCTGAACAGCTTCTGCTGGCTGCAAAAAG AATTGGTCAGGAAACCCTCACGGATGATGGTTTTGCTGATGAGGATATTGAGAATGAGCTTGCCCCGATTGCTGTCCAGTTAGCATATGTCCAACAG GTCCTTGGACAAACTCAAGAATCCACCAGCTCTTATGTAGACATCATAAAGCGAAACCTGGCTGATGAATCGTCACTTGCTGTTGCTGTGAACAACCTTATTGCCTTGAAAGGTTCCAAAGATGTTTCTGATGGCTTGAGGAAGCTTGATCGGCTTAAAGAGAAAGACTCCCAAAATTTTCAGCTTTCTCAAACACTTGATGCGAAGCTTTCGCAGAAACATAAGGAAGCCATATATGCCAATCGAGTCCTTCTGCTCCTCCATGCAAATAAGATTGATCAG GCACGCGAACTTTGTGCTACACTGCCGGGGCTCTTTCCTGAGAGTGTCAATCCTGCATTGCTTCAAGCTGCTGTTTTGGTGAGAGAGAACAAGGCCGCCAAAGCTGAAGAACTTCTGGGACAGTTCGccgaaaagttcccggaaaagtCCAAGTTGGTTCTCTTGGCGAGGGCACAAATTGCTGCTTCGGCCAGTCATCCTCATGTAGCAGCAGAGTCCCTGTCCAAAATAACTGATATCCAGCATTTCCCTGCAACTGTTGCTACAATTGTCGCTCTGAAAGAGCGAGCTGGGGACAATgatggtgctgctgctgttctTGACTCAGCAATTAACTGGTGGTCAAATTCGATGACAGAGAACAAAAAGCTTGGCATATTGATGCCGCAGGCTGCTTCCTTCAAGCTCAGGCATGGTCAAGAAGAGGAAGCTTCACGGCTATACGAGGAGATTGTGAAAAAACACAAAAGCACAGATGCTCTCGTTGGTCTTGTGACTACACTTGCTCGTGTCAACGTCGAGAAAGCAGAGACTTACGAGAAACAGCTAAAGCCGTTACCTGGGTTGAAGGCTGTTGATGTTGATAACCTAGAGAAGACCTCTGGTGCAAAACCCATGGAAggtgctgctgctgctgcttcaGCGATGCAGGAAgaagtgaagaaggagaaggcaaagaaaaagaggaagagaaagCCAAAGTATCCCAAAGGATTCGATCCGGCAAACCCGGGTCCACCTCCGGACCCTGAAAGGTGGCTTCCGAGAAGGGAAAGGTCAAGTTACAGACCCAAGAGGAAGGACAAGCGAGCAGCTCAAATCCGCGGCTCGCAGGGAGCAGTGACCaagcaagagaaacaagaaaCAGCTCCTTCGACTTCGAAGTCAAGCCAAGCGACCACTAAGAGTGCAGCCGCTGATCCCAAAACCAAGCCTTCTTCCTCTAAGGCTTCCAAAAAGAAGTCTAGGAGATGA
- the LOC106405519 gene encoding uncharacterized protein LOC106405519 isoform X3, with protein sequence MELELPKRVYAEGLEPQVKKINNCCRMELIRDLKKTMSAEYDDVKIDPVKHIMAIAENKLKFSGKLVDSFLCKQLITSKMHEKWFVFARNTLRFSLQEYHAVTGLKISLESSCDVVKWKNDGGFWSELLRTGGKITLQSIKKVHLKEVHSWSRRDRMRLIYLCVIMGVVMGRDEKVNIPHMYIKLVMDLDKLRNFHWGLHSYDFLLSSIEKARKKLGKKNRYISRVSPMLSRFGLCRILEKYVAAKSRTVSAVQGVVIGKELQKFLMKTSFNLRNRLLRRETCSR encoded by the exons ATGGAGTTAGAGCTACCTAAGCGAGTGTATGCAGAGGGTTTAGAACCTCAGgtgaagaagatcaacaacTGCTGCCGCATGGAACTTATCAGGGATCTGAAGAAAACTATGTCTGCGGAGTACGATGATGTCAAGATAGATCCTGTTAAACATATCATGGCGATTGCGGAAAATAAGCTCAAGTTTTCGGGGAAATTGGTGGATAGCTTCTTGTGTAAGCAGCTGATTACCTCGAAGATGCATGAGAAGTGGTTTGTCTTTGCGAGGAATACTCTCCGGTTTTCGCTTCAGGAGTATCACGCTGTGACAGGCCTCAAGATCTCGCTGGAAAGTAGCTGTGACGTAGTTAAATGGAAAAATGATGGCGGATTTTGGAGTGAACTACTAAGGACAGGTGGTAAGATCACCTTGCAGTCGATCAAAAAGGTGCATCTAAAAGAAGTTCACAGCTGGTCTCGGCGTGATAGGATGAGGTTGATCTACTTGTGTGTGATAATGGGTGTGGTGAtggggagagatgagaaggtgAACATCCCTCACATGTACATCAAGCTGGTGATGGATCTTGACAAGCTTCGGAACTTCCATTGGGGTCTTCACTCCTATGACTTCTTGCTGAGTTCCATTGAGAAGGCTAGGAAGAAGTTGGGTAAGAAGAACCGCTACATTTCGAGGGTTTCTCCTATGCTTTCCAGATTTGGATTATGCCGGATTTTGGAGAAATATGTGGCAGCAAAGTCCCGGACAGTTTCAGCGGTCCAAGGTGTGGTAATTGGAAAGGAGTTGCAAAAGTTTCTTATGAAGACATCATTCAACTTGAGGAATCGTTTACTAAGAAG GGAGACTTGTTCTCGGTAA
- the LOC106405519 gene encoding uncharacterized protein LOC106405519 isoform X1, whose product MASMESMFKERMGNMESEVSQLREAISLSAEGSVPKSKTDEDPPKTKTVQAPAKKKVNQAQAPAKKKLHDEEIDRAGEDSPDAALVYLREEDWEKVSTWLAKSKTKWLHNLEIDAMMYVFRERTSLKRWELHRVAFMSVVFSNMIKKEYESFKAGIRKYKLHHLLLQYGKGVLPPHGRTQEIWNVDVDWLYVPVHVSGNHWISLCISVVTRSIDVFDCSGRKRYKEVDAFANLVPRIVKAVQPPRCHKDFNVAAYTVHYVPMGKLNKSACDCGVYTIKFIECHLLGLKLSVVNDGNIKEARHRVLWDL is encoded by the exons ATGGCGAGTATGGAGAGCATGTTCAAAGAGAGGATGGGCAACATGGAGAGCGAGGTTTCACAGCTCAGGGAAGCAATCAGTTTGAGTGCCGAAGGAAGCGTTCCTAAGAGCAAAACCGATGAAGATCCGCCTAAGACCAAAACCGTTCAAGCTCCAGCAAAGAAAAAGGTCAATCAAGCTCAAGCTCCAGCAAAGAAAAAG TTACATGATGAGGAAATAGATCGAGCCGGAGAAGACTCACCAGATGCGGCATTGGTGTATCTTCGTGAAGAGGATTGGGAAAAAGTTAGCACTTGGTTAGCTAAATCCAA AACCAAGTGGCTTCATAACTTG GAGATTGACGCCATGATGTACGTATTCCGGGAGAGAACTTCTCTGAAACGATGGGAACTTCATCGTGTCGCCTTCATGTCTGTTGTCTTCAGCAACATGATTAAAAAGGAGTATGAGAGTTTCAAGGCGGGTATAAGAAAATACAAGCTTCATCATTTGCTACTGCAATACGGCAAAGGGGTCCTTCCACCACATGGACGGACACAAGAGATATGGAATGTAGATGTGGATTGGCTGTATGTCCCTGTTCATGTTAGCGGGAATCATTGGATTTCATTGTGTATCAGTGTCGTGACGAGGAGCATTGATGTGTTTGACTGCTCGGGCAGAAAAAGGTACAAGGAGGTGGATGCGTTCGCAAACCTTGTTCCTCGTATTGTCAAGGCAGTTCAGCCACCGAGATGCCACAAGGATTTCAATGTTGCTGCATATACGGTTCACTATGTCCCCATGGGTAAGCTGAATAAAAGTGcatgtgattgtggtgtctatacAATAAAGTTCATCGAGTGCCATTTGCTTGGATTGAAGTTGTCCGTGGTGAATGATGGTAACATCAAAGAAGCTCGCCACAGAGTTTTGTGGGATCTATAG
- the LOC106405519 gene encoding uncharacterized protein LOC106405519 isoform X2, whose protein sequence is MKIRLRPKPFKLQQRKRSIKLKLQQRKRIKELSQDTFVEGFDPSQVKFENSRPFDMSPPQLHDEEIDRAGEDSPDAALVYLREEDWEKVSTWLAKSKTKWLHNLEIDAMMYVFRERTSLKRWELHRVAFMSVVFSNMIKKEYESFKAGIRKYKLHHLLLQYGKGVLPPHGRTQEIWNVDVDWLYVPVHVSGNHWISLCISVVTRSIDVFDCSGRKRYKEVDAFANLVPRIVKAVQPPRCHKDFNVAAYTVHYVPMGKLNKSACDCGVYTIKFIECHLLGLKLSVVNDGNIKEARHRVLWDL, encoded by the exons ATGAAGATCCGCCTAAGACCAAAACCGTTCAAGCTCCAGCAAAGAAAAAGGTCAATCAAGCTCAAGCTCCAGCAAAGAAAAAG AATTAAGGAATTGTCCCAAGATACATTTGTTGAGGGCTTTGATCCTTCTCAAGTTAAATTCGAAAACTCAAGACCCTTCGACATGTCCCCACCGCAGTTACATGATGAGGAAATAGATCGAGCCGGAGAAGACTCACCAGATGCGGCATTGGTGTATCTTCGTGAAGAGGATTGGGAAAAAGTTAGCACTTGGTTAGCTAAATCCAA AACCAAGTGGCTTCATAACTTG GAGATTGACGCCATGATGTACGTATTCCGGGAGAGAACTTCTCTGAAACGATGGGAACTTCATCGTGTCGCCTTCATGTCTGTTGTCTTCAGCAACATGATTAAAAAGGAGTATGAGAGTTTCAAGGCGGGTATAAGAAAATACAAGCTTCATCATTTGCTACTGCAATACGGCAAAGGGGTCCTTCCACCACATGGACGGACACAAGAGATATGGAATGTAGATGTGGATTGGCTGTATGTCCCTGTTCATGTTAGCGGGAATCATTGGATTTCATTGTGTATCAGTGTCGTGACGAGGAGCATTGATGTGTTTGACTGCTCGGGCAGAAAAAGGTACAAGGAGGTGGATGCGTTCGCAAACCTTGTTCCTCGTATTGTCAAGGCAGTTCAGCCACCGAGATGCCACAAGGATTTCAATGTTGCTGCATATACGGTTCACTATGTCCCCATGGGTAAGCTGAATAAAAGTGcatgtgattgtggtgtctatacAATAAAGTTCATCGAGTGCCATTTGCTTGGATTGAAGTTGTCCGTGGTGAATGATGGTAACATCAAAGAAGCTCGCCACAGAGTTTTGTGGGATCTATAG